A region from the Anomaloglossus baeobatrachus isolate aAnoBae1 chromosome 11, aAnoBae1.hap1, whole genome shotgun sequence genome encodes:
- the ETFB gene encoding electron transfer flavoprotein subunit beta, whose translation MAGGSDSILSFQETIRTALAMGADRGIHVDLSAKDAETLGPFQVSKLLAALVKKENVNLVLLGKQAIDDDCNQTGQMTAALLDWPQATFASEVKVEGEKLTVVREVDGGLETISMKLPAVVTADLRLNEPRYATLPNIMKAKKKKIETVKPSDLGVDTASRVHILSVEDPPQRLAGVKVETVEDLVGKLKESGRI comes from the exons ATGGCCGGAGGTTCTGACTCGATTCTGTCTTTTCAGGAGACCATCCGCACAGCGCTGGCCATGGGAGCCGACCGGGGGATCCACGTAGACTTGTCAGCCAAAGACGCCGAAACCCTCGGACCTTTCCAAGTCTCTAAGCTCCTGGCGGCTCTGGTTAAGAAGGAGAACGTGAACCTGGTGCTGCTGGGAAAACAG GCCATCGATGACGACTGTAATCAGACGGGACAGATGACGGCTGCGCTCCTGGACTGGCCGCAG GCCACTTTTGCATCAGAGGTTAAAGTAGAAGGCGAGAAGTTGACGGTGGTCCGGGAGGTAGACGGAGGTCTGGAAACCATCAGCATGAAGCTTCCGGCCGTAGTGACCGCCGACCTGCGACTAAATGAACCGCGTTATGCGACTCTACCCAACATCATG aaagCCAAGAAGAAGAAGATCGAGACCGTGAAGCCATCAGACCTGGGGGTGGACACGGCGAGCCGCGTACATATACTGAGCGTAGAGGACCCGCCGCAGAGACTGGCCGGGGTGAAAGTGGAAACCGTAGAGGACCTCGTGGGCAAACTGAAGGAGAGTGGCCGCATCTG A